In a genomic window of Phaeodactylum tricornutum CCAP 1055/1 chromosome 6, whole genome shotgun sequence:
- a CDS encoding predicted protein: MDFTNDLTDPVGTVVPSPVANENAAAVEVPCRDFQACCVSPSSSSSGRAPLRQLIDPSNPVHCLVGASLPKVALASPTLRLFSPVSWVPSSQEENLARDGAGVQAPHSANNHGFASPKASAAKRNPYSMETPRSIATPFSRKDSGGGSADVIGRSSPVTFRHSTSARFPNWMSTANKTLFPADKPGDGGECVAPPPSLAKYSTLRADATPWTPKSSTWSPPTTAVTGAKPSTPTEKLWRMQQPLFPTPPNFLYNSTNPNQAGRLVEKDQQQVLHIHDFPSVHTHYLARTSHLKYNGSKNRGDTVVCSLCLVRGTARLTKILYTCELCDFDVCQSCLAVNGGYDKADGVGLGDEIVLLEQNKDAGSEMRQTPFTKNRRVLATPTNHHLVSPPASVLNPLNMIHAFSQLTTSCGTGSGGDGKRDGPPPDEPRGGSGSIGTNSGRLGLNSAEVNRLRNQFGRQVANPLTKSKDINGSNGKGFTVYISISEPHFHETKDLEILMEQTIYFDTTWPTVQKANERAKYIYMVKNAWNPKSLETTSFEEVTNENGMKQYVLLLPTVELWSATVSPDEDFQVLPYIIPRGPRDRMALLLAPAKSPAFMGTPGV; the protein is encoded by the coding sequence ATGGACTTTACGAATGACCTTACCGACCCTGTGGGTACCGTTGTCCCTTCTCCAGTTGCCAACGAGAATGCCGCTGCCGTGGAAGTCCCTTGCAGGGATTTCCAAGCCTGTTGCGTCTCgccctcctcgtcttcctcgggACGAGCGCCCTTGCGTCAACTCATCGACCCGTCCAATCCAGTTCATTGTCTCGTAGGGGCTTCATTACCAAAAGTGGCTCTGGCTTCCCCCACCTTGCGTCTTTTTTCTCCCGTGTCTTGGGTCCCTTCCTCTCAAGAGGAAAACCTTGCTAGGGACGGTGCCGGTGTCCAGGCCCCGCACAGTGCTAACAATCACGGCTTTGCTTCCCCGAAAGCATCCGCCGCGAAACGCAATCCGTATTCGATGGAGACCCCTCGGTCGATTGCCACACCCTTTTCCAGGAAGGATTCGGGAGGCGGGTCCGCGGATGTCATTGGTCGATCCTCACCTGTTACTTTCAGGCACAGCACTTCCGCCCGATTCCCAAATTGGATGAGTACTGCAAACAAAACGTTGTTCCCTGCGGATAAGCCTGGCGACGGTGGGGAGTGCGTTGCACCGCCACCTTCACTAGCAAAATACTCGACGTTACGGGCGGATGCCACTCCGTGGACGCCGAAAAGTAGTACCTGGTCACCACCGACTACGGCTGTCACCGGCGCGAAGCCGTCCACGCCCACGGAAAAGCTGTGGCGGATGCAGCAACCGCTCTTTCCTACTCCGCCAAACTTCCTCTACAACTCCACGAACCCCAATCAGGCCGGTCGCCTTGTAGAAAAAGACCAACAACAAGTTTTGCACATTCACGACTTTCCTTCGGTGCACACGCATTACTTGGCACGTACCAGCCACCTGAAATATAATGGGTCCAAGAATCGCGGCGATACTGTCGTTTGCAGTCTTTGTCTCGTACGCGGAACGGCGCGATTGACAAAAATCCTATACACGTGTGAGCTCTGTGACTTTGATGTTTGCCAATCTTGCTTGGCTGTCAACGGCGGATACGATAAGGCCGACGGAGTCGGTCTCGGGGACGAAATCGTTCTACTCGAACAAAACAAAGACGCAGGGAGCGAAATGCGTCAGACACCTTTTACCAAGAACAGGCGCGTCTTGGCAACGCCCACAAACCACCATCTTGTGTCTCCACCGGCATCCGTACTTAATCCACTCAATATGATTCACGCTTTCTCGCAACTGACGACCAGTTGTGGTACTGGTTCCGGTGGTGACGGTAAACGAGACGGTCCTCCTCCCGACGAACCTAGGGGCGGCTCCGGAAGCATCGGAACCAATAGTGGTCGACTGGGCTTAAACAGCGCTGAAGTGAATCGATTGAGAAATCAATTTGGACGTCAAGTTGCCAATCCGCTCACAAAGAGTAAGGATATAAACGGCAGCAATGGAAAGGGCTTTACAGTCTATATTTCTATCAGTGAGCCGCACTTTCACGAAACCAAGGACCTCGAAATTCTCATGGAGCAGACTATTTATTTTGATACGACTTGGCCTACCGTCCAAAAGGCGAACGAACGTGCcaagtatatatacatggTAAAGAATGCGTGGAACCCGAAAAGTCTGGAAACGACATCTTTCGAGGAAGTGACGAACGAAAACGGGATGAAGCAGTATGTCTTGCTCTTGCCTACCGTGGAACTGTGGTCCGCTACCGTTTCTCCGGACGAGGACTTCCAAGTTCTCCCCTACATCATCCCAAGGGGACCTCGTGATCGGATGGCTCTACTTCTAGCTCCGGCCAAAAGTCCCGCTTTCATGGGAACGCCTGGTGTCTAA
- a CDS encoding predicted protein, whose protein sequence is MSNSDHGGKQRILAPAVQAHSLSRPAVVLFGTHDIRIHDNEALLLACHHNHVLPVFLWQVPVHHWGARGALQVVLKEALHQLSLQLSQESINLPLVCGNTADSVSELCKIASEIGASAVYWNREMTPESREMERHRATSLKQLDIAAVACQSALLYDVEKLELDEGFHGGHWGTLMPFKRACEKQLGKPDRPILMKESLACLYSVAPPPQDCKSVPIEELGFETVPPSTKWDEPIRERFPMIHYLAQRRLDHFLIKGLPLYESDRSRADMEYATSQLSVYLRIGIISPRELYWRIEDSSLSPEAKKTFARRLIWRELAYYQLFCFPKMRDRSIRKHYEASEWVTGDEEKGRFNAWKRGLTGYPLVDAGMRELYTTGYLTQSVRMVVASFLVEYLRVDWTKGAEWFHYTLADADSAINSMMWQNAGRSGIDQWNFVLSPENASQDPYGEYTRKWVPELSPLPLQYLQRPWQTFEGDLRMAGIVLGETYPHRIVQDLKGERQKSVESVLAMRRRSQEKNDENGYDLIDLPSGIETVVFTKKEYRIDRLGKVLQGKPKTATSTVKRRKTKRTTKTDGRRKNRLPSSLA, encoded by the coding sequence atgTCGAATAGCGACCATGGTGGCAAACAGCGGATCCTTGCACCAGCGGTCCAAGCGCATTCCTTATCAAGGCCAGCTGTCGTTCTCTTTGGAACTCATGACATCCGAATTCACGATAACGAGGCCTTGCTGTTGGCCTGCCATCACAACCACGTATTGCCGGTTTTTCTATGGCAAGTACCGGTCCACCATTGGGGAGCTCGTGGCGCCCTGCAAGTCGTGTTGAAAGAAGCATTGCACCAGCTTTCACTACAGCTTTCACAAGAAAGTATCAATCTACCTCTGGTGTGCGGCAATACGGCGGACAGTGTTTCGGAGCTCTGTAAAATTGCTTCTGAGATTGGCGCGAGTGCAGTCTATTGGAATCGCGAGATGACACCTGAAAGCAGGGAAATGGAGAGGCACAGAGCCACAAGTTTGAAGCAACTCGATATCGCAGCTGTAGCATGTCAATCGGCCCTACTCTACGATGTCGAGAAACTTGAACTTGACGAGGGGTTTCATGGTGGTCACTGGGGCACGCTGATGCCGTTTAAGAGGGCTTGCGAAAAGCAACTTGGAAAACCGGATCGACCGATTTTGATGAAAGAGTCGCTGGCTTGCCTATACTCCGTCGCTCCGCCTCCGCAAGACTGTAAATCCGTACCCATCGAGGAACTCGGCTTCGAGACCGTGCCGCCTTCCACAAAGTGGGATGAGCCCATTCGAGAGCGATTCCCAATGATACATTACTTGGCTCAGCGGAGACTGGACCACTTTCTTATAAAAGGGCTACCTCTGTATGAAAGTGACCGAAGTCGGGCAGACATGGAATACGCGACTTCGCAGCTTTCAGTGTACCTTCGTATTGGTATCATATCACCACGAGAGCTATACTGGAGGATTGAGGACAGCTCACTGAGCCCTGAGGCGAAGAAAACGTTTGCCCGTCGACTAATCTGGCGTGAGCTGGCGTACTATCAACTATTCTGTTTTCCAAAGATGAGGGACAGATCGATACGCAAGCACTATGAAGCATCGGAATGGGTCACGGGTGACGAAGAGAAAGGCAGATTCAATGCATGGAAGAGAGGGTTGACTGGCTATCCGTTGGTGGATGCTGGGATGCGTGAACTCTATACAACTGGTTACTTGACCCAATCCGTGCGGATGGTTGTCGCGTCATTTCTTGTCGAGTATCTTCGAGTCGACTGGACCAAAGGAGCAGAATGGTTCCACTACACTTTGGCCGACGCCGATAGCGCGATCAATTCGATGATGTGGCAGAACGCTGGGCGGAGCGGCATCGACCAGTGGAATTTTGTTTTGAGTCCTGAGAATGCATCCCAAGACCCATACGGAGAATATACTCGCAAATGGGTCCCCGAGCTTTCTCCGTTGCCATTGCAATACTTACAGCGACCTTGGCAGACGTTTGAAGGTGATCTTCGTATGGCCGGTATCGTCCTTGGTGAAACATACCCACATAGAATTGTTCAGGACCTCAAGGGtgaacgacaaaaaagtgTCGAGAGCGTTCTTGCAATGAGAAGGCGATCGCAAGAAAAAAATGATGAAAATGGATACGACTTGATCGACCTTCCTTCGGGCATCGAAACGGTCGTTTTTACGAAGAAAGAGTACCGTATTGATCGGTTGGGCAAAGTGCTCCAGGGAAAACCAAAGACCGCTACTTCAACAGTCAAGCGCCGAAAAACAAAACGTACAACGAAAACAGATGGGAGAAGAAAGAACCGGCTGCCATCAAGTCTCGCATAA
- a CDS encoding predicted protein, with protein sequence MYKLASGARTLTTQQLLLLQIPTLFSGPTVTHGPLAIAPSSTTTTSRRMTSKATATYDGRIVARILPPNACNAAFDLHHDIRGPRMDPTLLKAGAGYLAHRASVPITQSTDAAVGASLLGTEYSSEQNWTTLDVYVYPQSARGGMDTTGSSGESSSVVAATATHIHMQRHSSETLEKTLARMGLSLFKKLSESTKHCHKRTRAYKARNTQLSCNATIWKVDPESGVPTTPWDCQSLTNYNAWSEARYTPLAIQISLVDVELSEMDGSSSVPQTLTFAVESCPPTVTTVRTFSDWESYLYPSVPIVVQTETMYKSDQCMVDWYVNGQLLQSNSHSYTPTEADLGKSVAILVTPIRKGQHDGAGCQEAYQFSTLVQPLPENLILSLRPKWIAPRCDRSSGEASDAPLRIMTYNVLADQNAFDFGVSGKVAHSYAEYLTPQVLKRERRLPLILHEILAHQADVVCLQEVDEYVYETLFKSALRYAGYDGFFTSKENEGSREGCATFWLTTRFDPVPESNKKSHLIRDMFPFESKTDDQEWTALNDIAGLLGKRRDLRYIVAAKLGHILHLVPLQVKGDTKTIWVANTHLFYHPDASHIRLMQMYLICRELSESLKTKDGGIVLCGDMNSSLTNSPGKLLIDRIVPKNFRNLRTDLNGFRWSRQWRQPDSPNAFDDDFPSLSLPDSFPILRSALSETPAFTHFIGGLERGFRGTLDHILVSPDLIPLKSGPMPSMRDVTRDTAMPSERIPSDHVSLICEVDMTKMSSSR encoded by the coding sequence ATGTACAAATTGGCAAGCGGTGCCAGGACACTCACTACCCAAcaactactactactgcaGATTCCGACGCTATTTTCCGGTCCCACCGTGACGCACGGGCCTCTTGCTATCGCCccttcttcgacaacgacaacaagcCGTAGAATGACATCGAAAGCGACGGCTACCTACGATGGCCGCATTGTGGCTAGAATTCTCCCTCCCAATGCTTGCAACGCCGCCTTTGATTTGCATCACGATATTCGTGGTCCACGTATGGATCCGACGCTTCTCAAAGCCGGCGCGGGCTACCTTGCGCATCGGGCGTCCGTACCGATCACGCAGTCGACCGACGCTGCGGTCGGCGCTTCACTGTTAGGGACGGAATATTCCTCCGAGCAGAACTGGACTACTCTGGATGTATACGTGTACCCTCAATCTGCACGGGGCGGTATGGACACTACTGGATCTTCCGgggagtcgtcgtcggtggtGGCTGCCACTGCGACGCACATTCACATGCAACGTCACTCTTCCGAAACACTGGAAAAGACGCTAGCACGCATGGGGTTGTCGCTTTTTAAAAAACTCTCCGAAAGTACCAAACACTGCCACAAACGCACCAGAGCATACAAAGCCCGAAACACTCAACTCTCTTGCAACGCCACTATTTGGAAGGTCGACCCCGAAAGTGGCGTGCCCACTACACCATGGGATTGCCAGTCTTTGACCAATTACAATGCTTGGAGCGAGGCCAGATATACACCTTTGGCGATACAAATATCTTTGGTAGATGTCGAGCTCAGCGAAATGGACGGTTCTTCATCCGTGCCTCAGACCTTGACGTTTGCGGTAGAAAGTTGCCCACCGACAGTGACAACAGTACGCACTTTTTCGGATTGGGAATCCTATTTGTATCCCAGCGTACCAATAGTTGTCCAGACAGAAACCATGTACAAATCGGACCAGTGCATGGTCGACTGGTACGTGAATGGACAACTTCTGCAATCAAACTCTCATTCGTACACACCCACTGAAGCAGATTTGGGCAAATCGGTGGCAATCCTTGTCACCCCGATACGCAAAGGGCAGCACGACGGCGCGGGATGTCAAGAAGCGTACCAATTTTCGACTTTGGTCCAGCCTTTACCGGAGAATCTGATATTGAGTTTGCGACCCAAATGGATAGCTCCGCGTTGTGATCGGTCTTCAGGGGAAGCGAGCGATGCACCGTTACGAATCATGACGTACAATGTCCTGGCCGATCAAAACGCCTTTGATTTTGGCGTGTCCGGTAAGGTGGCCCACTCCTACGCGGAATACTTGACGCCCCAAGTGCTAAAGCGTGAACGCCGACTGCCTCTAATTTTACACGAGATACTGGCGCATCAAGCCGatgttgtttgtttgcaaGAAGTCGACGAATACGTGTACGAAACATTATTTAAGTCTGCGCTTCGCTACGCTGGATACGACGGGTTTTTCACAAGTAAGGAGAATGAAGGAAGCCGGGAAGGATGCGCGACGTTCTGGTTGACCACTCGATTCGATCCAGTGCCGGAATCAAATAAAAAATCCCACCTGATCCGTGACATGTTCCCTTTCGAAAGCAAGACCGACGATCAGGAGTGGACTGCCTTGAATGATATTGCCGGTTTGCTAGGCAAGCGCCGAGATTTACGTTATATTGTTGCTGCAAAGTTGGGTCACATCCTCCACTTAGTTCCTCTACAGGTCAAAGGCGACACGAAGACAATTTGGGTTGCCAACACACACCTTTTCTACCATCCCGATGCATCACatatacgcctcatgcaaaTGTATTTGATTTGCCGGGAATTGTCCGAATCGTTGAAAACGAAAGATGGTGGTATCGTATTGTGCGGAGACATGAACAGCTCGTTAACAAATTCTCCAGGTAAGCTACTTATTGACCGCATCGTCCCAAAGAACTTTCGGAATCTACGAACAGACCTAAATGGATTCCGATGGAGCCGTCAATGGCGACAACCTGATTCCCCAAATGCATTTGACGACGATTTTCCGTCGCTTTCGCTACCCGATTCTTTTCCGATCCTAAGGTCGGCGCTGTCAGAAACACCAGCTTTTACTCACTTTATCGGTGGTCTCGAACGCGGATTCCGAGGCACGCTAGATCATATCCTTGTAAGTCCCGATCTGATAC